From one Gracilibacillus salinarum genomic stretch:
- a CDS encoding YwgA family protein, translated as MLDNHAKLVKVIAASEGIVGRKKLQKIIYIMKKLGLPFEEKYTFYFYGPYSEELSLRIEELTNLGFVSEVKEKKSNYYQYRYQVTEQGEDFLKHSNTELPPEISIAKQMKEQSSRFLELVSTMLYFDHLPKQEIEQKVQEVKAKSNYTSEDIEQAWEYINSIKK; from the coding sequence TTGTTAGATAACCATGCAAAGCTTGTTAAAGTAATCGCAGCATCGGAAGGAATTGTCGGTCGGAAGAAACTGCAGAAAATCATTTACATTATGAAAAAATTAGGGCTGCCATTTGAGGAGAAATATACCTTTTATTTCTATGGACCCTACTCAGAAGAACTAAGCTTACGAATCGAGGAGTTAACGAATCTTGGATTTGTATCAGAGGTAAAAGAAAAGAAGAGCAATTATTATCAATATCGTTATCAAGTAACGGAACAAGGTGAAGATTTTCTTAAACATTCCAACACAGAACTGCCCCCGGAGATTTCGATAGCAAAGCAAATGAAAGAACAGAGTTCCCGTTTCTTAGAGCTCGTTTCCACCATGCTTTATTTTGATCACTTACCAAAGCAGGAAATTGAACAAAAAGTGCAGGAAGTCAAAGCAAAATCGAACTACACATCAGAAGATATCGAACAAGCTTGGGAATATATTAACAGCATTAAAAAATAA
- the hemQ gene encoding hydrogen peroxide-dependent heme synthase, giving the protein MPEAVETMDGWYCLHDLRTIDWTKWKKATEAERQQAVEELQTMLREWEEVAEARDGSHAFYSIMGQKADILLMILRPTMQELSEIELRFNKSKIAEFTKPSYSYVSVVELSKYMSKESDNPEDNPGVRARLAPKLPLWDHICFYPMDKRREGNDNWYMLPFDERRQLMYEHSFTGRKYAGEVKQVITGSMGFDDWEWSVTLFAKDVLQLKKIVYEMRFDVVSARYGEFGPFYVGNILKTEDVPAYLAI; this is encoded by the coding sequence ATGCCAGAAGCAGTAGAAACAATGGACGGTTGGTATTGTTTACACGATTTACGAACAATCGACTGGACAAAATGGAAAAAAGCAACCGAAGCGGAGCGCCAGCAAGCCGTTGAGGAGTTACAGACGATGCTCCGCGAATGGGAAGAAGTAGCAGAAGCACGAGATGGCAGCCATGCCTTCTATTCTATTATGGGACAAAAAGCAGACATCCTTCTTATGATCTTGCGTCCGACGATGCAGGAATTAAGCGAGATAGAGCTTCGTTTCAATAAGTCAAAAATTGCAGAGTTTACAAAGCCTAGTTATTCCTATGTATCTGTGGTGGAACTCTCTAAATATATGTCGAAGGAAAGTGATAATCCGGAAGACAATCCAGGTGTACGTGCCCGCTTAGCGCCAAAATTACCACTTTGGGATCATATTTGCTTTTATCCAATGGACAAGCGTCGCGAAGGAAACGATAATTGGTACATGCTTCCTTTCGATGAGCGTCGCCAATTAATGTATGAGCACAGTTTTACCGGCAGAAAATATGCAGGTGAAGTGAAGCAGGTCATTACTGGTTCGATGGGCTTTGATGACTGGGAATGGAGCGTCACGCTCTTTGCCAAAGACGTGTTACAATTGAAGAAAATTGTCTATGAAATGCGCTTTGATGTGGTCAGTGCCCGCTACGGGGAATTCGGACCTTTCTATGTCGGCAATATTTTAAAAACAGAAGACGTCCCAGCTTATTTAGCTATTTAA
- a CDS encoding NERD domain-containing protein, translating to MKGHTGEIYFDAKSHQLVRESETKKEVFDDPILQVDRQYANLRTFFSDYQIDQLPTYRFAVFTNANVILKLHDYPEHERILTAQAVPTILERLTKNHSAQISHEQNKQIRSFLISQHQERFSAILEKHHILWEDLKKGVPCPDCRKRAMMRERMRWQCTYCGTRSTDAHVQLLYKLALLTNNRLTTAMVQDFLQIPSADATRKLIARAAFHKTGVRKGATYYHPEIAASGHKTQASGHKTSKSGHKVRKSGHKTQKSGHKTSKSGHKRSHVYDYD from the coding sequence GTGAAAGGTCACACTGGAGAGATCTATTTTGATGCCAAGTCCCATCAGCTTGTCCGCGAATCAGAAACGAAAAAGGAAGTATTTGACGACCCCATCTTGCAGGTGGATCGCCAGTATGCCAATTTGAGAACTTTTTTCAGTGATTACCAAATCGACCAGCTTCCAACTTACCGCTTTGCCGTATTTACGAATGCCAACGTTATTCTTAAGCTTCACGACTATCCTGAGCACGAAAGGATCCTCACCGCCCAAGCCGTCCCGACTATTTTAGAGCGATTAACGAAAAATCACTCCGCCCAAATCTCTCATGAACAAAATAAACAGATTCGATCCTTCCTCATTTCACAGCATCAAGAACGATTTAGCGCAATACTAGAAAAACATCATATTTTGTGGGAAGATTTAAAGAAAGGAGTTCCGTGTCCGGATTGCCGCAAACGTGCGATGATGCGTGAAAGAATGCGCTGGCAATGCACGTATTGCGGAACGCGGAGTACGGATGCACACGTACAGCTTCTCTATAAGCTAGCTTTACTTACGAACAATCGTCTTACGACAGCAATGGTGCAAGATTTTTTGCAAATACCTTCTGCGGATGCGACGAGAAAATTAATCGCTCGTGCAGCTTTTCATAAGACAGGAGTAAGAAAAGGTGCTACCTATTATCATCCAGAAATTGCAGCAAGTGGCCATAAAACACAAGCAAGTGGCCATAAAACTAGTAAAAGTGGCCATAAAGTGAGAAAAAGTGGCCATAAAACACAAAAAAGTGGCCATAAAACATCCAAAAGTGGCCATAAAAGGAGCCACGTCTATGATTACGATTGA
- a CDS encoding DUF423 domain-containing protein produces the protein MKIFLLLGILNGFLAVALGAFGAHGLEGKLSEKMLATWDKAVLYQMFHTVALLATGLLMQKFTGGSIVSAGWFFFAGIILFSGSLYVYSTTAIKTFAMITPLGGVAFLIGWVLLGYAVMKYV, from the coding sequence ATGAAGATATTTTTATTGTTAGGTATCCTAAATGGTTTTCTTGCCGTAGCACTCGGAGCGTTCGGTGCACATGGACTGGAAGGAAAATTATCAGAGAAAATGCTGGCGACGTGGGATAAAGCAGTGTTGTATCAAATGTTCCATACCGTGGCATTACTCGCAACCGGATTATTGATGCAGAAGTTTACCGGAGGAAGTATTGTCTCTGCAGGCTGGTTCTTCTTTGCCGGTATCATACTATTCTCAGGCAGTCTGTATGTATATTCAACGACTGCGATTAAGACGTTTGCAATGATTACACCACTCGGCGGCGTCGCCTTCTTAATCGGCTGGGTGCTGTTAGGTTATGCAGTCATGAAGTATGTGTAA
- the pta gene encoding phosphate acetyltransferase, which yields MSELFTDIKSRLQGNARKIVFPEGLDERILTAASKLKEDQFVEPVLVGIQEKIEQKAKELSIAIDGVEIIDPSTYPAFDEMVAAFVERRKGKATEEDARKILLDENYFGTMLVYMGNADGLVSGAAHSTADTVRPALQIIKTKAGVKKTSGVFVMVRGEEKYVFADCAINISPDSQDLAEIAIGSAETAKLFNIDPRVAMLSFSTKGSAKSDETEKVAEAVKVAKEMAPDVTLDGEFQFDAAFVPSVAEKKAPGSVLKGDANVFVFPSLEAGNIGYKIAQRLGNFDAVGPVLQGLNQPVNDLSRGCSSDDAYKLALITAAQALDASEAK from the coding sequence ATGAGTGAATTATTTACAGATATTAAAAGCAGATTACAGGGAAATGCTAGAAAAATCGTTTTTCCTGAAGGATTAGATGAACGAATTCTAACAGCGGCAAGTAAGTTAAAGGAAGACCAATTTGTAGAACCTGTACTAGTCGGAATTCAAGAAAAAATAGAACAGAAAGCAAAAGAATTATCGATCGCGATCGATGGAGTAGAAATCATCGATCCAAGCACATATCCAGCATTTGATGAAATGGTAGCAGCTTTTGTGGAGCGAAGAAAAGGTAAAGCGACCGAAGAAGATGCCCGCAAGATTCTACTAGATGAAAATTATTTCGGGACAATGCTTGTTTATATGGGTAACGCAGACGGACTTGTAAGTGGAGCGGCTCATTCTACTGCGGACACAGTACGTCCAGCCTTACAAATCATCAAAACAAAAGCAGGTGTCAAAAAGACTTCAGGTGTCTTCGTGATGGTGCGTGGAGAAGAGAAATACGTCTTCGCAGATTGTGCCATTAATATTTCACCAGACAGCCAGGATCTTGCTGAAATTGCCATTGGCAGTGCAGAAACAGCAAAACTTTTCAATATCGACCCTCGTGTAGCGATGCTAAGTTTCTCTACAAAAGGATCTGCGAAATCAGACGAAACAGAAAAAGTAGCAGAAGCAGTAAAAGTAGCGAAAGAAATGGCACCGGACGTAACGTTAGATGGCGAGTTCCAATTCGACGCAGCGTTCGTACCGTCCGTCGCAGAGAAAAAAGCACCGGGATCTGTTCTGAAAGGGGACGCGAACGTATTCGTATTCCCAAGCTTAGAAGCAGGTAACATCGGCTACAAAATCGCACAGCGCCTAGGTAATTTTGACGCAGTAGGACCAGTCCTGCAAGGGTTAAACCAGCCAGTCAACGATCTATCCCGCGGCTGCAGCAGTGACGACGCTTATAAATTAGCATTAATCACAGCAGCACAAGCACTAGATGCCTCTGAAGCGAAATAA
- a CDS encoding serine/threonine protein kinase: MTRNWRKAGDALNKIEVESTSQNQPVLIKGTSDELKCIGIGTDAAVFQHVDLPEYAFKLYAKDKTHKLSIEEGIYQQLGENQFFPTCYGATAQYLVISYEEGITLFDCILQGVYIPKEVIAEVEEARTYVRELGLNPRDIHTKNILLQNGRAKIIDVSEYSQAGNDYRWEHLKKAYDEHYHLIANKPIPFWVVETVRKWYNQRSRSYSTFDDFVGAVLKWTTFSKQNLSNKEEKDSDPK, translated from the coding sequence ATGACGAGAAACTGGAGGAAAGCAGGAGACGCTTTGAATAAGATTGAGGTGGAATCCACTTCTCAGAATCAGCCTGTTCTTATCAAAGGGACGTCTGATGAGTTGAAATGCATCGGCATTGGTACAGATGCGGCTGTTTTTCAACATGTGGACTTACCTGAGTATGCATTTAAGCTATATGCGAAAGACAAAACGCACAAGCTGTCTATCGAGGAAGGGATTTATCAACAGCTGGGAGAAAATCAATTTTTTCCGACTTGTTATGGTGCGACTGCACAATATCTTGTCATTAGTTATGAGGAAGGTATTACACTATTTGATTGCATCTTACAAGGTGTGTATATTCCGAAAGAAGTGATAGCAGAGGTGGAAGAGGCACGTACCTATGTGCGAGAGCTTGGCCTGAACCCACGTGATATTCATACGAAGAATATTTTACTGCAAAATGGGCGGGCCAAAATCATCGATGTCTCGGAGTATTCGCAAGCTGGCAATGATTATCGCTGGGAACATTTGAAGAAGGCATATGATGAGCATTACCATCTGATTGCGAATAAGCCGATTCCGTTCTGGGTCGTGGAGACAGTGAGAAAGTGGTATAATCAGCGATCTCGAAGTTATTCGACGTTTGACGACTTTGTCGGTGCTGTTTTAAAATGGACCACTTTTTCCAAACAGAATCTGTCAAACAAAGAAGAGAAGGATAGCGATCCCAAGTAG
- the gerQ gene encoding spore coat protein GerQ, which yields MSQGQNPNQSQSRPQQPTTTQPYIPQTYNYGMQDGYTGGYSYPMYNQMQQYPYAQQQQPSMTATPGMLPMEESYIENILRLNKGKTATVYMTFENNDRWNAKIFKGIIEAAGRDHIILSDPETGKRYILLMVYLDYITFDEEIVYEYPYGAQTANYTPR from the coding sequence ATGAGTCAAGGACAAAACCCAAATCAGAGTCAAAGCAGGCCGCAGCAGCCGACAACTACTCAGCCATATATCCCGCAAACGTATAATTATGGTATGCAGGACGGGTACACTGGAGGTTACTCGTATCCGATGTATAACCAGATGCAACAATATCCATATGCCCAGCAGCAACAGCCTAGCATGACTGCCACACCTGGCATGCTTCCCATGGAAGAGTCGTATATTGAGAACATTTTGCGTTTAAACAAAGGAAAGACAGCAACCGTTTATATGACTTTTGAAAACAATGACCGTTGGAATGCCAAGATTTTTAAAGGGATTATTGAAGCAGCCGGTCGCGATCACATCATATTAAGTGATCCTGAAACCGGAAAACGCTACATTCTGTTAATGGTATACTTAGATTACATTACGTTTGACGAAGAAATTGTCTACGAATACCCATATGGTGCACAAACGGCCAACTACACACCACGCTAA
- the menC gene encoding o-succinylbenzoate synthase — translation MITIEKCILHRFKMSLKHPFANSSTTVTEKDIIITELIDREGRSGFGESVAFDAPWYTEETTDTVAVMIENHLWPLIRHQTFSDPGAIPFHTVRRNHMAKAAIEGAVWDLYAKQQQQPLYQLIGAQTNKIPVGAAIGLQPSDDLMLTKIEQAIQAGYQRIKLKIKPGYDLTLLEKVRSHFPDVPIMADANSAYTLNDIDHLKKFDDYNLMMIEQPLAHNDFIDHARLQEQLQTPICLDESIHTFADVRTAIQLKSCQIISIKLGKVGGFTNAIRIHDYCQQHGIPVWCGGMLEAGVGRVQSLALATLPNFQYPADPGASNRYWHQDIITPEVEVENGYVTLPDEHGIGYQVQLPQSNQKVLT, via the coding sequence ATGATTACGATTGAAAAATGCATCCTTCATCGCTTCAAGATGTCGTTGAAGCATCCCTTTGCTAACAGCAGTACGACAGTAACGGAAAAAGATATAATCATCACAGAATTAATCGATCGTGAAGGGCGTAGCGGCTTTGGTGAGTCAGTCGCTTTTGATGCGCCTTGGTATACAGAGGAGACAACGGATACGGTAGCAGTCATGATTGAAAACCATCTGTGGCCGCTGATCAGGCACCAGACTTTTTCAGATCCGGGAGCTATTCCGTTCCACACGGTTCGCCGAAACCATATGGCGAAAGCAGCCATCGAGGGAGCTGTTTGGGATTTATACGCCAAGCAGCAGCAACAACCACTCTACCAACTAATTGGCGCGCAAACGAACAAAATCCCAGTCGGAGCGGCGATAGGACTGCAGCCAAGTGACGACCTAATGCTTACCAAAATCGAACAAGCAATCCAAGCGGGCTATCAACGGATCAAGCTAAAAATAAAGCCAGGGTATGACCTGACATTACTAGAAAAAGTACGCAGTCATTTTCCAGACGTACCGATAATGGCGGACGCTAACTCGGCCTATACGTTAAACGATATCGACCATCTCAAAAAGTTCGACGATTACAACTTAATGATGATCGAACAGCCATTGGCGCACAACGATTTCATCGATCATGCCCGGTTGCAGGAGCAATTGCAAACACCGATTTGTTTAGACGAGAGCATTCACACATTTGCAGATGTCCGAACGGCAATTCAGCTAAAAAGCTGCCAGATCATCAGCATTAAACTAGGAAAAGTAGGTGGCTTTACCAATGCGATTCGCATCCACGATTATTGTCAGCAACATGGCATTCCCGTCTGGTGCGGCGGTATGCTTGAAGCCGGAGTAGGGCGCGTGCAATCGTTGGCGCTGGCAACACTCCCCAATTTTCAATACCCTGCCGATCCCGGGGCTTCGAATCGCTATTGGCATCAGGACATCATCACACCAGAGGTAGAAGTAGAGAACGGCTACGTCACATTACCAGACGAGCACGGCATCGGTTATCAGGTCCAGCTTCCTCAATCGAATCAAAAAGTACTCACTTGA
- a CDS encoding lipoate--protein ligase family protein, which produces MKDWKQFFLDKQIRVVDHRDPEALGTAMASFAADDALCESIGQTKDDIACRFWVHDKTVVLGILDSRLPAIREAIDFLEDAGYDVVVRNSGGLAVVLDEDVLNFSFILPDLQEMGIHSGYQLMTAFVQDMYRDLTDEIEAFEVVGSYCPGDYDLSIRGKKFAGISQRRVKKGIAVQIYLCVRGSGAERAALIRDFYQKGDAVKSERFTYPVVEPETMMSLAELTGEALTVEDSIERVIRLLGDVEWRDLAGAELKVFEERMKQMVDRNRKVLK; this is translated from the coding sequence ATGAAAGATTGGAAGCAATTTTTTTTAGATAAACAAATACGAGTGGTTGATCACCGCGATCCGGAAGCGCTTGGAACAGCGATGGCATCCTTTGCTGCTGATGACGCCTTATGTGAATCGATCGGTCAGACAAAAGATGATATCGCCTGCCGTTTCTGGGTCCACGACAAAACAGTGGTACTTGGGATATTGGACAGTCGTCTTCCTGCGATCCGTGAGGCAATCGATTTTTTAGAAGATGCAGGCTATGATGTTGTCGTCCGCAATTCTGGTGGACTAGCGGTAGTGCTGGATGAGGATGTACTCAACTTCTCCTTTATTTTACCCGATTTGCAGGAGATGGGGATTCACTCCGGCTATCAGCTGATGACAGCATTCGTCCAGGATATGTATCGCGATCTGACCGATGAGATTGAAGCCTTTGAGGTCGTTGGTTCTTATTGTCCTGGTGATTATGATTTAAGTATTCGCGGCAAAAAATTCGCCGGTATTTCCCAGCGCCGGGTCAAAAAAGGAATCGCGGTACAGATTTATTTATGCGTACGCGGCAGTGGAGCCGAGCGCGCGGCATTGATCCGTGATTTTTATCAAAAAGGAGATGCTGTTAAGTCCGAGCGGTTCACCTATCCCGTTGTGGAGCCGGAAACGATGATGTCTTTAGCAGAATTAACGGGCGAAGCATTGACGGTGGAAGATAGTATCGAGCGGGTGATAAGACTGTTGGGTGATGTGGAATGGCGTGATCTCGCCGGGGCTGAGCTCAAAGTGTTTGAAGAACGGATGAAACAAATGGTCGATCGCAATCGAAAAGTACTCAAGTGA
- a CDS encoding transglycosylase domain-containing protein: MKLLFFLVMMAGSCLAVLLLASFLLGPPSLERPQNTIYYGNAEEVIGEEYGSEKRYWVSLAEIDDDLEKATIWTEDQHFYDHIGFDFKRLMSAVVKNITSFSLKEGASTITQQYARNLFLSHEKTWKRKLYEAFYTIRLEMYYDKDELLEGYLNTIYYGHGAYGIEAASKYYFNKSAEDLSWAEAAMLAGIPKGPSTYSPFHDEEKAKNRQRFILDNLYAHGVVDETTYQSALAEELAFSEDHVITTQSAAPYFQDVVVEELKQLLDVDMEKIRSGGYKVYTTLDMKQQQALEDVTARDVSNKEIEIGAMAMNPHSGAITALIGGQDYEASSFNRVTQAQRMPGSSFKPFLYYAALENGMTAATTLMSKPTSFELADGKMYQPSNYNDYYANEPITMAQALALSDNIFAVKTNLYLTPERFVRVVKDKFGFKSELDAVPALALGTEVVTMQEMVQGYGMIANGGAEVNSHTITKVTDAYGKVLYDREEVQKEDEAWSLFPKEDDKQVLDEAYTFILQDLMKGMFNHELDGYMQVTGSSIANQLTHEYAGKSGTTNSDNWMIGFSPSLVAGVWTGYDDNRDITKTNDKHFAKQVWADFMEAAHEDLPEEHVVKPDNVVEVNVDLNTGLLATEDCGQTHKMYFVKGTEPTKQCTLHLDDGFTPEHPDDLNEGIPDDALLENWWEWLWTGEDEQ, from the coding sequence ATGAAATTATTATTTTTTTTAGTGATGATGGCAGGTTCCTGCCTTGCTGTGCTATTGCTTGCCAGCTTTCTGCTTGGCCCTCCGTCCTTAGAGCGCCCGCAGAATACGATTTACTATGGCAATGCAGAAGAAGTGATCGGGGAAGAATACGGATCAGAAAAAAGATACTGGGTATCCCTCGCGGAGATTGATGATGATTTGGAAAAGGCAACGATCTGGACGGAAGATCAGCATTTCTATGATCATATTGGTTTTGACTTCAAACGATTAATGTCTGCTGTCGTCAAGAACATTACCTCCTTTTCTCTTAAAGAAGGTGCCAGTACGATTACCCAGCAATATGCGCGAAATCTGTTTCTCTCTCATGAAAAGACATGGAAGCGTAAGTTATATGAAGCTTTTTATACGATTCGGTTGGAAATGTACTATGATAAGGATGAATTGCTCGAAGGCTATTTGAACACGATTTACTATGGACATGGCGCCTATGGGATTGAAGCCGCCAGTAAGTATTATTTCAATAAGTCAGCAGAAGACTTAAGCTGGGCAGAGGCTGCCATGCTGGCCGGCATTCCAAAAGGGCCGTCGACCTACTCACCTTTTCACGATGAAGAGAAAGCGAAAAACAGACAAAGGTTCATTTTGGATAATCTGTATGCACATGGAGTGGTCGATGAGACAACCTATCAATCTGCCTTAGCAGAAGAGCTCGCCTTCTCAGAAGATCATGTCATTACAACGCAAAGTGCTGCACCTTATTTTCAGGACGTGGTCGTCGAAGAATTGAAGCAATTGCTGGATGTCGATATGGAGAAGATTCGCTCGGGTGGTTACAAGGTGTACACAACGCTCGATATGAAGCAGCAGCAAGCATTGGAAGATGTCACAGCGCGGGACGTTTCCAACAAAGAAATCGAAATTGGCGCAATGGCAATGAATCCTCATTCAGGTGCAATTACCGCATTAATCGGCGGACAGGATTACGAGGCGTCATCCTTTAACCGTGTGACACAGGCACAGCGGATGCCAGGCTCCTCTTTTAAACCATTTCTTTACTATGCCGCATTGGAAAATGGCATGACGGCAGCGACCACCCTGATGAGTAAGCCGACGTCATTTGAGCTTGCGGATGGTAAGATGTATCAGCCTAGTAATTACAACGATTATTATGCTAACGAACCGATTACGATGGCACAGGCTTTGGCATTATCGGATAATATTTTTGCCGTGAAAACGAATCTTTACCTGACGCCGGAGCGCTTCGTACGTGTCGTCAAGGATAAATTCGGCTTCAAAAGTGAGCTGGATGCAGTACCGGCATTGGCACTCGGTACAGAGGTCGTAACGATGCAGGAAATGGTGCAAGGATACGGTATGATTGCAAATGGCGGCGCTGAGGTAAATTCTCACACGATAACGAAAGTAACCGACGCATACGGCAAAGTGCTGTACGACCGGGAAGAAGTGCAGAAGGAAGATGAGGCGTGGAGCCTTTTTCCGAAAGAAGATGATAAACAAGTGCTGGACGAAGCGTATACGTTTATCTTACAGGATCTGATGAAAGGTATGTTTAATCATGAACTTGATGGCTATATGCAAGTGACGGGGTCATCGATCGCCAATCAGCTGACCCATGAATACGCTGGTAAATCGGGCACAACCAATTCGGATAACTGGATGATCGGCTTCAGTCCATCGCTTGTAGCCGGTGTGTGGACGGGCTATGATGATAACCGCGACATTACCAAGACGAATGATAAGCATTTTGCCAAGCAGGTCTGGGCTGATTTCATGGAAGCGGCACACGAGGATTTACCGGAAGAACATGTTGTGAAACCGGATAACGTAGTTGAAGTCAATGTTGACTTGAATACCGGACTTTTGGCAACAGAAGATTGCGGACAGACGCATAAGATGTATTTTGTAAAAGGAACAGAACCGACGAAACAATGTACGTTGCATTTAGATGATGGCTTCACACCGGAACACCCTGATGATCTCAATGAAGGGATTCCAGACGACGCTTTACTGGAGAACTGGTGGGAATGGCTGTGGACAGGCGAAGACGAGCAATAG
- a CDS encoding 2-hydroxymuconate tautomerase translates to MPYVTVQMLEGRTDEQRKALIEKVTDAVVETTGATRDKVVVFVEDIDKRNYGVGGKRLVD, encoded by the coding sequence ATGCCATATGTCACCGTACAAATGCTAGAAGGAAGAACAGATGAACAACGCAAAGCACTAATCGAAAAAGTAACCGACGCCGTCGTCGAAACAACTGGCGCGACCCGCGATAAGGTTGTCGTATTCGTAGAGGATATTGATAAGCGTAATTATGGTGTTGGCGGTAAGCGTCTGGTTGATTGA
- a CDS encoding YwdI family protein, which produces MAITNQQILRKIITECEQALHNESKVREHAKAVQSLTDLLLDQDSKVTTTSSSSIDPLEWEKMVGQPSPKPSTTDSKKLKEEDANGDSLLDF; this is translated from the coding sequence ATGGCGATAACGAATCAGCAGATTTTGCGAAAAATTATAACAGAATGTGAACAAGCATTGCACAATGAATCGAAAGTCCGCGAACATGCGAAAGCTGTCCAATCGTTGACCGACTTATTGTTAGATCAGGATTCCAAAGTAACGACAACAAGCAGTTCATCCATTGATCCTTTAGAATGGGAAAAGATGGTGGGGCAGCCAAGTCCGAAACCATCGACAACAGACAGCAAGAAGTTAAAGGAAGAAGATGCAAATGGAGATTCGTTACTTGACTTTTAA
- a CDS encoding HD domain-containing protein translates to MAYKDDQLHEEKVFKDPVHRYVHVRDRVIWDLIGTKEFQRLRRIKQLGTSFFTFHGAEHSRFNHSLGVYEIVRRILINFADRPKWNHEERLLCLCAALLHDLGHGPFSHSFEKVFRLDHEEFTRAIILGDTEVNRVLTRVSKDFPQKVADVINKTYHDKLVVSLISSQIDADRMDYLQRDAYFTGVSYGHFDMERILRVMRPVEDQVVIKESGMHAVEDYIMSRYQMYWQVYFHPVTRSAEVILTKILHRVKQLFEEGYTFKVEPTPFESFFKEQVSLEDYIRLDEAFVLYYFQMWAEEDDPILSDLAYRFVNRRLFKYVEFNPNLQMNEWMQLYQLFQAIDLDPDYYLVVDSSSDLPYDFYRPGEEEERLPIHLLLPNQELRELSRQSDIVEAISGKKRTDHKLYYPKDLIEQLPDDRPEKAKIKEILN, encoded by the coding sequence ATGGCTTATAAAGATGACCAGTTACACGAGGAGAAAGTATTTAAAGATCCTGTTCACCGGTACGTGCACGTGCGGGACCGCGTGATCTGGGATTTGATCGGCACGAAAGAATTTCAACGGTTAAGACGAATTAAGCAGCTTGGCACATCGTTTTTCACTTTCCACGGTGCAGAACATAGTCGCTTCAATCATTCGCTGGGTGTCTATGAAATTGTACGTCGCATTTTAATTAATTTTGCGGACAGGCCTAAATGGAATCATGAAGAGCGCTTGCTGTGCTTGTGTGCCGCGTTGCTGCATGACCTGGGACATGGACCGTTTTCCCACTCATTCGAAAAAGTGTTCCGCCTCGATCACGAGGAGTTCACCAGAGCGATTATATTAGGTGATACCGAAGTTAATCGCGTGTTAACCCGAGTAAGCAAAGATTTCCCGCAAAAAGTTGCAGATGTTATTAACAAAACCTATCATGACAAACTGGTTGTCAGCCTGATTTCCAGTCAGATTGATGCCGACCGGATGGATTACCTGCAGCGTGATGCCTATTTCACAGGGGTCAGTTACGGCCATTTTGATATGGAACGGATCCTCCGCGTGATGCGCCCGGTTGAAGATCAAGTCGTGATTAAAGAGTCGGGGATGCATGCGGTCGAGGACTATATCATGAGCCGCTATCAGATGTATTGGCAGGTTTATTTTCACCCGGTTACCCGCAGCGCCGAAGTCATCTTGACGAAAATCCTGCATCGCGTCAAACAGTTGTTTGAAGAGGGCTATACGTTTAAAGTAGAGCCGACGCCGTTTGAGTCATTTTTTAAAGAACAGGTTTCCTTAGAAGATTACATTCGTTTGGATGAAGCTTTCGTTCTTTATTATTTCCAAATGTGGGCCGAAGAAGACGATCCGATTTTAAGTGATCTCGCCTATCGATTTGTCAACAGGCGTTTATTTAAATATGTCGAATTTAATCCGAATTTACAAATGAACGAATGGATGCAGTTATACCAACTGTTCCAGGCAATCGATCTTGATCCTGACTATTATTTGGTAGTTGATTCTTCGTCCGATTTGCCGTATGATTTTTATCGTCCAGGTGAAGAGGAGGAACGTCTGCCGATTCATCTATTATTACCAAATCAGGAATTACGAGAGTTGTCCCGTCAGTCTGATATTGTTGAGGCGATATCAGGTAAAAAACGGACAGACCATAAACTATATTATCCTAAAGATTTAATCGAACAATTACCGGATGATCGACCGGAAAAGGCGAAAATCAAAGAGATATTAAACTGA